The Danio aesculapii chromosome 22, fDanAes4.1, whole genome shotgun sequence genomic sequence ATACTTTTTGTTCTATTCATGCTAGATCAATCAAGATCTCTGTTTACAGTAGCTCACAAAAGGGAGTCAAGACTCCGGCCTCCCACCCACATGCTGATCCCAATACGTCGGTATGTATTAGAATCAAAAACCCATTCTTTAAAAGCATTCCAGCTTTTACAAATTTTCCACCCTCAATCAAAGCAGGATGCCCTCTCCATTATGGGCTCGCTTTGGTTTAGACTCACGTTTTGGATTTTAGAACAGCTGTTGGCTTTCCAACTGGGGTGCTCGGTTTCCTGTTCATTGCAGTTTTGAGGACAGCACTTTAGAGGATGTGGCTCTTAAGAAACCCATCAAGTCATTTGTTACACAGTGGTAGGTTAGATGTCTTAACCAGTGGGTATTTTTACATGTGTGTCACTGGCAGAAAATGGCATCATGTTGTTGTCTACAagtttgtatatttttttgatattatAGGATGTGATAATTCATTATTTGTAAGTTCTAAATGTCTCTGCACAAATCACTGAATACATAATAATGGAATGTGTTAACAAACAAAGCATAAGTATAGGCAAGTTCAGCTGTTTTTAGGTTGCTCAGGATTTCTTGTAGTCAGATGGTGTAGTATTTGTTTTGTAGTCATTTCCTGACCCCTAGTGGTCAGATTAaagtataataaatgtattatttcctTCAGTGTATCATTATTTCAAGAGATTCAAGagataacatttttaatttaagcgTTAAATgttgttttcatctttttttttttgcatgtgacTATGGTTTGATAAAGACTATATAGTGAACAGTGCTCAATAGTTGTTTCTTATGACTAGATCCAAGGTAGAGCTATCATAAAATActctttaaaacatgtttatactGTTTATTATACTAATACTGTTTTCTTTGTTTCAAAAATACTGACATTTCCTTGTTTTGTTGTCAGTTAAAGGTACAATACAGTTCAATAGGCAAATAGTGTATAAACCAGAAGGCATTGAAATTGCTTGAAAAAGATTCAATAAAAAGATTGATCTGGAATCCACAAGCCTTGTGCTTTTCCTTGTGTGTAACACCTAACACTCTGCATATTCTTTTGAAGAATGCTATTAAACAAAAAGCCATTTAATGCTGTTTTTATTGTACTGACACAAATTAAAAACTCTATATTCTACAATCCAGTCACAGAAATGTTCATGAAGTAAGTATTATGCCATTATATACTGTAACCACCATAAAGACGATAACATTTCTCAGCAATAAGAACAGCCACATAGTAAGTTAAAATGTTTCTCTAAAGTCTTTTACTGATTGTTGATTGCTTAGTTCTGTTAGGGAGACAAGCCAATAAACTTATGGGTACAAGCTCTTTCACCAGACATACAACAATGACCTATTTCAGAAAGAAATTAAAAGTGATTTTGCTATCCTTTGATCTGGAGCCTGACTGCTGACTTTCCTGCTTTTTTCCAAGCCTACCAATTACAAACTTCTCCATTCAACAGGACATGGCTGGGCCTCTCCTCTCTGCCCGCTTGTTTGTACTGGTGGAGCATTTGTGCCTGCTACATCATATCCATGCAGGGTCATTTTATGGACACAAACCATTGCCTCAAAAGCGCCAGCCTCTGCCACAGTTACCTCTTCTACCACATGGCAACGAGGGAATACCCCAACACCATTATCATGGAAAAGAAATCCCTCAACTTCCATTTGGAAATGAGATGCCTTTACTTCCCCAGTATGGGAAGGAACGTCCACAGTTTCCCATGAATATGGGCAAACCCATCGCAGGAAAAGGTTGGTAAATTTGCTAAACACTACATGACTTTATGTTCACTTAAAGATTTAATGGAATATTAGTAAGTTCTTTTAAGTTCTTTTCTCAGGTTTGCCTGGATAATTTAGATGAACTGTAAAGGCTGTAAATGTGATGTTCATTTTGATGGGTGAACCTCTTAAAAACACCTGTCATTAGATTTAATcagatttttacagatttttactatGTTCATAGTAAACATCTGgtgaattatttatgtattaaaatatttaatactgtatatatttttgaccatgtaatttttattcattcattttaacatCCTATTTGACTGTTTCTAAAGAAAtgctttcttttttctattcTTTCTTCTTGTTTTCAGGTGAAACAGTTCCAAGAGGACATAAGGGTCCCCCTGGAGAGCCTGGTCCAATAGGGCTTCAAGGGCCTCAGGGCCCTCCAGGACTTCCTGGTCATGGTATCCCAGGGCCTACAGGTAAACCTGGTCCTCAGGGCCCACCAGGCCTTCCTGGAATTGGAAAGCCAGGTATGGCAGGTTTGCCAGGAAAACCTGGAGGTACAGGTTTGCCAGGGCCAAAGGGTGACTTAGGACCAATTGGTGGTGAAGGACCAATAGGACTACCAGGACCTCCAGGTCTTCCAGGGCCACATGGCTTACCAGGTGTGGCGAAACCAGGGGGACAAGGACTCCCTGGACAACCTGGCCCTCGAGGTGAACCTGGACAAAAAGGCTTTCCTGGCATCCCTGGCCTCCAAGGGCCAAAAGGTGAGAATGGTTTTGGTCTCCCAGGATTGCCAGGCATAAAGGGACTTCCAGGATTGCCCGGACCATCAGGACAAGTAGGACTACCAGGAGTTGGCAAACCAGGACTGAATGGACTACCTGGGGTTCCTGGGGGGCAAGGTAAACCTGGTGCACCTGGAGAACCAGGGCTGGCTGGAGTACCTGGGGATAGGGGACAAATTGGACCACCAGGACTGCCAGGCTTTGGCAAACCTGGTTTAGATGGCTTGCCAGGGAAACCAGGTTTCCCAGGTGGAAGGGGCGAGCCAGGTCCCATAGGTTTGCCTGGGGGTCCAGGCTTGCCTGGATTTGGCAAGCCTGGCTATCCTGGCCCTAAAGGTGAAAAGGGGCATGGTGGATTGCCTGGGCCACTAGGCCCAAAAGGTGAAAAAGGCCATGGCGGTCTTCCTGGAATGATTGGACTGCCAGGGCCAAGTGGTCTCCCAGGTCCTCCAGGTCTTATGGGACCCCCTGGAGGCATTGGATTTCCTGGTCCGAAAGGAGAAGGTGGTGCATTGGGACCAAAAGGACTATTAGGTCCAAAAGGTGAACCAGGACCTCCAGGTCTTCCTGGCAAGCCAGGATTCCCAGGAGAATTGGGGCAACCAGGACCTAGAGGCTTAACTGGTCCATTAGGACCCAAAGGTGAAAGTGGACACAAAGGCTTACCTGGGCTGCCTGGAGTGCCTGGAAAGCCTGGTACAAAAGGAGAACTTGGATTTCCAGGTGGGAAAGGCCATCCAGGGCCTATGGGAATACCAGGATTAATGGGTCCAGCAGGACCAATAGGTCCACCTGGTCTGCCTGGCCCAAAAGGAGAATATGGACCACCAGGAAAACCTGGAATCCCAGGTGAGGGAAAACCAGGACTTCCAGGCCCAACAGGGCCTGCTGGTATACCTGGACCGGGTGGGCCCCATGGTCCACCTGGAATACCTGGTCCTCCTGGCCCACCTGGGCTACCTGGACCTCCTGCTCAAGCTCCGTTTTTTGGGCAAATACTTCCCGAGACAGGTCCTGGGCTTGATGGGGCAAAAGGTGGTTATAAGAAAGAAAAGCCTGGAGGAGCTGTTATTGGTAGACATGGCCTAGAAATGCCTGCATTTACAGCTCAGCTGACAACCCCATTCCCCCCAGTTGGACAACCTGTTGTCTTCAACAAGATTCTGCATAATGGAAACCATAATTACAACTCGCAAACTGGCATCTTCACATGCAAAATACCTGGAATTTACTACTTTGTCTACCATGTTAATTGTAAAGGAAACAATGTATGGGTGGGTTTATACAGAAACAATGAGCCAGTTATGTATACATATGACGAATACAAGAAAAGTTACCTGGATCAGGCATCAGGGAGTGCTGTGTTGCCCTTACACATTGGAGACACTGTTCATGTTCAGTTACCATCAGAGCAAGCAGCAGGACTTTATGCTGGTCCTTACGTCCACTCATCATTCTCTGGGTATTTGTTATATCCAATGTGAATATGTGAAAAAATgcataaacagtcacatttgatGTCTCTAGTACTACAAAGGCAATGGTTcttcatataaaataatacaatgctAAATATATGATTACGTCTAATTACACATAATTAGAAACCATTTTACAGTAACTTTAGGTATTTGTTCATCCATATGGTTAGCACTTTGTTAGAACttttatcacattatttatttgcatattatttgcATTGTTTGACAGTATAATGATTGTAAATGGGCGTCACATTGACTACACATATGATGTGATATTGCCATAATGAGGAATGTTCACATTGTTGGATATGCACTATTTTTCTGCTGTCTTAGTTTTTCTTTCTACCATCTCAATGAATTTCAGGAAAGTATGTGAGAACTTGCATACAGATTATCTCATTAACTAACAGCATCAGTAAAATACATATCTAAAATCTTCCTGAACCTTTCACTTACAATAGGTTCTTTCAAACCCAATTTATCAAAATATAACTCAATGGTTTTGTTTgtcagtgagtacattttcagttttaaatgTGTATAAGGCCACATAAACACTCAAACAGTCCTAggaaaatgtctgtaatttattttaatttttactacTGAATGACTAAATTTGTATATGTGCAAGGAGACCATGGGGCACAACACAGAGGGAATTtattctttgttcatttttattttactgtggtGCTAAACTGTTAAACAAATATTGATTAAGATTTAATGTCATTtgtgatgtgtttttttaaataaaatttatttactgAAGTTGTGTGAATTTGTTAATAATtcctcagaaaaaaagaaagaatatctTGATACTAAACTTCATTCATGGAATTTTGTAATAATCAGTATTTTACACTTAGCTAGATGTTATAGCAATGCATACCTCACAATATTAAGTAATTAACTAAGCATTAAGTAACTAATTAAGCATATTAAGCGCATGATTGAACTTATCATTCTGTGTTTACTCCATTTAATGTGCAATTACACAAGCACAACTTATAACTATTTCTGGAAtagttattataactatatatgatattatataactataattgtattattattattgttgatgctGCTTATAATATTGTGTAATTTCTGGACATCTCAGCAAtgtcaattaataaaaaaaattaataataatatgggggggattgacccccctaattaattgATGTCCCCTGAAAGACGTCAAAACAATATGTATAGGGGGTCACTCCTctaaatagtttgctctgatcagTATCTTAAATACTAATGTTATTACTTAAAATAATAGATGATGTAAATTTACATTTGACCACTTCTATAATGGATTATTTggttgtgaatgcataatcgcgtCAATCAATCTATGCCGATAGACATGGTTAGTGTTCACACtattcttgtaaaataggtgtttgtttcgAGGGTtacacggtttaccggtactatggtagtatctcgatactatggctccaaaatactggcggtggtgccactgtagtttgtaaatggtagtattgtcattaatggtctatctacaatagataatgttgtaTATGAAAAAGttactaaaatgctcacacgtttgtgcaacaatagaccattttattttaatagtctgtggagccctttaaggttgcaaaactgtgtagatttcacaccttttatggtagcctattgcacgttttctaacgCTTCAGTTTGAACACACATCTGAACCGGTTCATTagtgttcctgtcaatatgatttagtagctacaacaatcgtgacaatctcttaaaaagaacgactaAAAAGAACGACAGTTACTTTGGATTATTacctgatggaaaaaaaaaacaatagatgaaaaactcaaaatagcaacaggaaacatttaaacaatttttgaccacctcATATAGcctatttttgttgaataaatgctctttttgtacaaaattttatttggtataatttgcatccttattttaaagtttttttgatggtcagttatctacaaaataaacaaaaagaatacatTAATTTTGGGTAAGGTGAcgtacaaataatattttttccaatAATAGGGAACTATGAATTCAATTGATGTAAGCCTATTATaacaaaatatagtatttctgacaattttctttataacttaagttatgaattacagtatcacaatactacttggtatcatgatacttcagctggtatagtatcgtagggtgaattaatggtatcgtgacaaccctagtttcTACATATAAACTAAAGCTAATACATATAAACTAAAGCTATAGCTAAAGAGATACTGCAGGTCAGAATACACaaaatatcccacaaaacactgaaaacttaaatatgtttaattaatagatgtcatttaaataaatacatttaattgacTGTATTACACTAAATAACTTGACCCCCCTGATCGTCAATGTCTAATTCGCACCATGTATGTATCCATTAATCTACACAACAAATGTGCTTCCTAGTCTCAAAGACAGCAGCAATTTAACACTATTTTACTAACATCATCAATGAAATGCAAAATTGGATAACTAGTTATATTTATCAATCCTTTTTTAAAGCAGAATGACATTTTCGTATTCATTAATCGTTCTCACTCCACACCAATGAGGGCGATGTACTAGTCTGTCAGGACGAACACACAGATAGAAGAAGAGATACTTTTGCTCACGTTTCTGCTGTGTGAGTTGTTTGCTGGTTCATGTCAAAATAAGGTAGGAGTAAAATCTTACTGTTCAATTAACTTTATATTCGCAGGTTTGATATATAAATGCGAGTCTGTGTATTTGAAAAGCTGACTGTTAAAATAAACCTGTAGTGCCTCacataaagtcactttgttactTCAGCTGGAACGTTAAGGAAGCGTCAGCAAAAGCTGCAGAAGTTGAATTGACTTATAGTTGTGATCTGATAATTCGTCGTTTTAATATCAAAACTGCGTTAATATTGAATAAATGCCTATCATTAAAACGTGAGTGGGAGGTTGATTAACTCAACAACCAAGTTTTGACAGCTCACTACAAGGTCGTAAACTcataataaacaagcaaatactGCTGCAAAGATTTATAAAGGTTTTGTAAATAAGTTAGTCGAATTAAAATGGCTTTACATGGTGTTTGGTGTAGTTTGGTTATAgtcaataaaatgtaacaaaaattaaGAGTATTTACGGAAGTGGAACTTTAGAGGTTTTGTTAACATTGTTATTCGGCTGTGTTTCTTCAAGCTGTTATAATTGTTAAAATGCCACAAATTCAGTAATATCGCTGCAGAAAGTGTGCAGGTAAAGTCGTGGCATAACTTACTCCTTTATTGGGATGTATTTATGACAGTTGCTGTCAGTCAcattctataaaaaaataaaggtggTGTCAGTAAAT encodes the following:
- the col8a1b gene encoding collagen alpha-1(VIII) chain, with translation MAGPLLSARLFVLVEHLCLLHHIHAGSFYGHKPLPQKRQPLPQLPLLPHGNEGIPQHHYHGKEIPQLPFGNEMPLLPQYGKERPQFPMNMGKPIAGKGETVPRGHKGPPGEPGPIGLQGPQGPPGLPGHGIPGPTGKPGPQGPPGLPGIGKPGMAGLPGKPGGTGLPGPKGDLGPIGGEGPIGLPGPPGLPGPHGLPGVAKPGGQGLPGQPGPRGEPGQKGFPGIPGLQGPKGENGFGLPGLPGIKGLPGLPGPSGQVGLPGVGKPGLNGLPGVPGGQGKPGAPGEPGLAGVPGDRGQIGPPGLPGFGKPGLDGLPGKPGFPGGRGEPGPIGLPGGPGLPGFGKPGYPGPKGEKGHGGLPGPLGPKGEKGHGGLPGMIGLPGPSGLPGPPGLMGPPGGIGFPGPKGEGGALGPKGLLGPKGEPGPPGLPGKPGFPGELGQPGPRGLTGPLGPKGESGHKGLPGLPGVPGKPGTKGELGFPGGKGHPGPMGIPGLMGPAGPIGPPGLPGPKGEYGPPGKPGIPGEGKPGLPGPTGPAGIPGPGGPHGPPGIPGPPGPPGLPGPPAQAPFFGQILPETGPGLDGAKGGYKKEKPGGAVIGRHGLEMPAFTAQLTTPFPPVGQPVVFNKILHNGNHNYNSQTGIFTCKIPGIYYFVYHVNCKGNNVWVGLYRNNEPVMYTYDEYKKSYLDQASGSAVLPLHIGDTVHVQLPSEQAAGLYAGPYVHSSFSGYLLYPM